From one Lycium barbarum isolate Lr01 chromosome 6, ASM1917538v2, whole genome shotgun sequence genomic stretch:
- the LOC132600699 gene encoding aldehyde oxidase 4-like — protein MEGSQRNGNLVFAVNGERFELTCVDPSTTLLQFLRYHASFKSPKLGCGEGGCGACVVLVSKYDSKLNRVEDFSVSSCLTLLCSLNGCAITSSDGLGNTRDGYHPIHQRFAGFHASQCGFCTPGMCMSFFSALINADKGNKPDPPPGFSKLTSSEAEKAIAGNLCRCTGYRPIADACKSFASDVDIEDLGLNTFWQNGDSKETKVSKLPPYDPSKNLVTYPEFLKNESGTHLDSTRYSWFSPVSIEELESLLKHSVSENVGSVKIVVGNTGTGYYKETQRYDQYIDLRRIPDLSILNRDCKGIEIGATVTISRVISFLNEGTDVNLGSYGEMVSQKLAQHMQKIANPFVRNTASVGGNLAMAQKFGFPSDMSTLFLGVDATVSLLTIHGQEKLKWEELLARPALDSRSVLLSVWIPFKKDGNFLLNFSKFLFETYRAAPRPLGSALAYVNAAFLADVSPHRNGVVIHSIKLAYGAFGTEHAIPAKTVEKYLTGKILNVKILYEALKLVKLNVVPEPGTSYPEYRSSLAIGFLFKFLYPLTDVDSTVSSGLFHGIGETFVEDSSKSNNDDDGDTSQGKTQTILSSAKQVVESSTEYYPVGEPMKKYGVSMQASGEAVYVDDIPSPPNCLHGAFIYSTKPLARVKSISLQHESKSLADGVIGIITFKDIPSGGENIGAWGQFGTEPLFAEERCEYAGDRIAVVVAKSQRSADVAARTAVVEYDIEDTDSPILTVEEAVERSSFLQGPLSLNTEPIGDFSKGMAEADHKILSAELRLPSEYYFYMEPQTTLAVPDEDNTMVVYASTQWPDYTHSVIARCLGVPEHNIRLITRRVGGGFGGKAVRNMPVSTACALAAYKLRRPVKIYVNRNTDMVISGGRHPVKVTYSAGFKSNGKITALHADVLINGGISDDITPLIANHVIAALKKYNWGAFSFDLKNCKTNLTSKSAMRALGHVQGSYIADAITEHIASILEMEVDSVSSQNIHTYESLKLFYKDSAGESGEYTLPSIMDQLVTSSRFVDRRKTIDEFNRKNTWKKRGISRLPIVYEVTQYATPAKVSILQDGSIVCEAGGVEIGQGLWTKVKQVIAYALSLIERSWSEELVEKVRIIQIDTLSLVQTGYTAQSTKSEASCEAARLCCNILVERLTPLKEKLQEQNGSVDWTTLIHEAEAQQIDLQAHSYFVPDSSSKKYLNYGAAVSEVEIDILTGQPRIMQSDIIYDCGQSLNPAVDLGQIEGCFVQGIGYFMFEEYLTNEDGLMVTNSTWTYHIPTIDTISQNLNVRVLNSGHHKKRILSSKASGEPPLLLATTVHSATRAAIREARKQLKSWDKLEESDSKFYLDVPAIMPVVKTTCGLDYVEKYLETLISKPST, from the exons ATGGAGGGGTCACAGAGAAATGGAAATTTGGTTTTTGCAGTTAATGGAGAGAGATTTGAGTTAACATGTGTTGATCCTTCTACTACTTTGCTTCAGTTCTTGAGATATCATGCTTCTTTCAAGAGTCCCAAGCTTGGTTGTGGTGAAG GTGGTTGTGGAGCTTGTGTTGTTTTAGTCTCAAAGTATGATTCCAAACTAAACAGAGTTGAAGATTTTAGTGTGAGTTCATGCCTTACACTTCTTTGTAGTTTAAATGGTTGTGCAATTACTTCTAGTGATGGCCTTGGTAACACCAGAGATGGCTATCACCCAATTCACCAAAGATTTGCTGGTTTCCATGCATCTCAATGTGGCTTTTGTACTCCTGGAATGTGTATGTCGTTTTTCTCGGCTCTCATCAATGCTGATAAAGGAAACAAGCCCGATCCTCCACCAGGATTCTCTAAGCTTACTTCATCTGAAGCTGAAAAGGCCATAGCAGGGAACCTTTGTCGTTGCACTGGTTACCGGCCCATCGCTGATGCCTGCAAGAGTTTTGCTTCTGATGTTGATATAGAGGATTTGGGACTCAATACCTTTTGGCAAAACGGAGATTCCAAGGAAACCAAAGTAAGTAAATTGCCTCCTTATGATCCAAGTAAGAATCTTGTTACGTATCCTGAATTCTTGAAAAATGAATCCGGCACACATTTGGACTCCACGAGGTATTCTTGGTTTAGTCCTGTTTCTATAGAGGAGCTAGAAAGCTTGTTGAAGCATAGCGTGTCTGAAAATGTTGGGAGCGTTAAAATTGTTGTCGGTAATACTGGCACCGGTTATTATAAGGAAACACAGCGATATGACCAGTACATCGATCTGAGGCGTATCCCTGATCTGTCAATCCTCAATAGGGATTGCAAAGGAATTGAAATCGGAGCGACTGTGACAATATCTAGAGTTATTTCATTCCTGAATGAGGGAACCGATGTCAATTTGGGTTCATATGGAGAGATGGTGTCCCAAAAGTTGGCTCAACATATGCAGAAGATTGCTAATCCCTTTGTCAGAAACACTGCTAGTGTGGGGGGAAATTTAGCAATGGCACAGAAATTTGGTTTTCCTTCTGATATGTCTACATTATTTCTCGGAGTAGACGCTACGGTTAGTCTATTAACCATTCATGGACAAGAAAAACTTAAATGGGAGGAGCTCTTAGCAAGGCCAGCACTAGACTCAAGAAGTGTGCTTCTCAGTGTTTGGATCCCATTTAAAAAGGACGGAAATTTTCTTCTGAACTTTTCGAAGTTTTTGTTTGAAACCTATCGAGCTGCACCGCGACCTCTCGGAAGTGCATTGGCATATGTAAATGCTGCTTTCTTAGCTGATGTTTCTCCCCACAGGAACGGGGTTGTCATACATTCGATCAAGTTGGCATACGGTGCTTTTGGTACAGAACACGCAATACCGGCGAAAACAGTAGAGAAATATCTAACCGGGAAAATATTGAACGTCAAGATTCTGTATGAAGCACTGAAATTAGTCAAGCTAAATGTAGTCCCTGAACCGGGGACTTCATATCCCGAGTACAGGTCAAGCTTGGCCATCGGTTTTCTATTCAAGTTTCTGTATCCTTTGACCGACGTTGATTCCACGGTTTCCAGTGGTTTGTTCCATGGAATTGGAGAAACTTTTGTAGAGGACAGTTCCAaaagtaataatgatgatgatggtgacaCTAGTCAAGGAAAAACACAGACAATACTATCATCTGCTAAGCAGGTTGTTGAATCAAGTACCGAATACTATCCAGTCGGTGAACCAATGAAAAAATACGGAGTTTCCATGCAAGCTTCTG GTGAAGCTGTTTATGTAGACGACATTCCATCACCACCAAACTGTCTACATGGAGCTTTTATCTATAGTACAAAACCTTTAGCAAGGGTAAAGAGCATTAGTCTCCAGCATGAGTCTAAATCATTAGCAGATGGAGTCATTGGCATTATTACATTTAAAGATATCCCGAGCGGAGGGGAAAATATAGGAGCTTGGGGACAGTTTGGCACTGAACCTCTATTTGCAGAGGAACGTTGCGAATATGCTGGCGACCGAATTGCTGTTGTG GTTGCTAAAAGCCAGAGGTCTGCTGATGTGGCTGCCAGAACAGCCGTTGTTGAATATGACATAGAAGATACAGATTCGCCGATTTTAACTGTTGAGGAGGCTGTCGAGAGATCAAGTTTTCTTCAAGGTCCTCTATCTCTGAACACAGAACCCATTGGTGATTTCTCAAAAGGAATGGCTGAAGCTGACCACAAGATTCTTTCTGCTGAG TTGAGACTTCCATCGGAGTACTACTTTTATATGGAGCCACAGACTACCTTAGCAGTTCCAGATGAGGACAACACCATGGTTGTTTATGCTTCAACGCAATGGCCTGACTATACGCATAGTGTGATTGCCCGTTGTCTTGGTGTTCCCGAGCATAATATCCGCCTGATAACAAGAAGGGTTGGAGGTGGCTTCGGCGGCAAGGCAGTCAGAAATATGCCA GTTTCCACGGCCTGTGCACTTGCAGCGTACAAGTTACGACGCCCTGTCAAGATATACGTCAACAGAAATACCGACATGGTAATATCAGGAGGAAGACACCCCGTGAAAGTAACGTACAGTGCTGGATTCAAGTCGAATGGGAAGATAACAGCCTTACATGCTGATGTATTAATAAATGGAGGGATATCAGATGATATAACCCCTCTCATAGCAAATCATGTGATTGCAGCACTCAAGAAATACAATTGGGGTGCCTTTTCTTTCGATTTAAAAAATTGCAAGACAAACCTTACGAGCAAATCTGCTATGCGGGCACTCGGGCATGTCCAAGGATCTTATATTGCAGACGCTATAACAGAACACATAGCAAGTATACTGGAAATGGAGGTGGACTCTGTCAGTAGCCAAAATATTCATACGTATGAAAGCCTTAAACTATTCTACAAGGATAGTGCGGGCGAATCAGGAGAATATACCTTGCCTAGTATCATGGATCAGTTGGTGACATCCTCAAGATTTGTAGATAGAAGAAAGACGATAGATGAATTTAACCGGAAAAACACGTGGAAGAAAAGGGGTATTTCTCGATTGCCAATCGTGTATGAAGTTACGCAGTACGCAACGCCAGCAAAAGTAAGCATTCTGCAGGATGGATCAATAGTTTGTGAAGCCGGAGGGGTTGAAATCGGACAAGGGCTATGGACAAAGGTTAAACAGGTGATCGCCTATGCTCTTAGTTTAATCGAGAGAAGTTGGAGCGAAGAACTCGTGGAGAAGGTACGGATCATACAAATAGACACGTTAAGCTTAGTACAAACTGGATATACTGCTCAAAGCACTAAGTCTGAAGCAAGCTGTGAAGCAGCTCGACTTTGCTGTAATATCCTGGTTGAAAGACTGACACCTCTGAAGGAAAAACTTCAAGAACAAAATGGCTCTGTCGATTGGACTACACTGATTCATGAg GCAGAAGCTCAACAAATAGATCTACAAGCACATTCTTATTTTGTTCCAGATTCAAGTTCCAAGAAATATTTGAACTACGGCGCTGCTGTCAGCGAG GTCGAGATAGATATTTTGACAGGTCAACCGAGAATTATGCAGTCAGATATTATATATGACTGTGGTCAGAGCTTGAATCCAGCTGTTGACTTGGGACAG ATTGAAGGGTGTTTTGTACAAGGAATTGGATATTTTATGTTTGAAGAATATCTTACAAATGAAGATGGCTTGATGGTTACAAATAGCACTTGGACATACCATATCCCGACAATTGACACCATATCTCAAAATCTCAACGTTCGTGTGCTAAACAGCGGACATCACAAAAAACGTATTCTATCGTCTAAAG CTTCTGGTGAACCACCGTTGCTTCTAGCCACTACAGTCCATTCTGCTACAAGAGCAGCCATCAGAGAAGCCCGAAAACAGCTGAAAAGTTGGGACAAGCTCGAGGAGTCCGATTCGAAATTCTATCTGGATGTACCTGCCATAATGCCTGTTGTGAAGACAACTTGTGGCCTAGACTATGTGGAGAAATACTTGGAAACTTTGATCAGCAAACCATCCACCTAA